A genomic segment from Aspergillus puulaauensis MK2 DNA, chromosome 1, nearly complete sequence encodes:
- a CDS encoding putative C2H2 transcription factor (COG:K;~EggNog:ENOG410PMUS;~InterPro:IPR013087;~SECRETED:SignalP(1-23)), producing MSHFWSLIWQIIVTSEDLSATDSLTGSAACLNTNTITAADFQCSGTPHIASSSVLVFRRFRIIIVERRWRQPCLVTPQSNFQWLPCYLKISAPFPPATPQALLARLSPSISPTRSTSIFFSLVATRPTPKLLLLLFPRFSWSSCDSFTLEQYLAPPQLNHRRGSNTSNYDMGDGSDYPSPRSEGASGPAAVLVATQDSFAAVSKMNDQMSPNFMEGARPRLSVRRARDPPKNAVGQIFCDHAECQPSPPTFRRPCEWNKHMDKHDRPYKCLEPGCDKIQGFTYSGGLLRHQREVHKKNVNAKKPLMCPYPDCNRSTGNGFTRQENLKEHLRRRHMHSENGHAPDLAIVPSPDLDGATSLQAVKRKRDSLDEDATDPAITFPEDEENGVDMRGELKRLRREVQEKDRRLQELERIVAGLQQVIPQPQATISQG from the exons ATGAGTCACTTTTGGAGCCTAATTTGGCAAATAATAGTAACAAGCGAAGACCTCAGTGCTACTGATTCACTAACCGGCAGTGCCGCATGCTTGAATACAAATACAATCACAGCTGCTGATTTTCAGTGCTCGGGGACACCGCATATTGCCTCATCTtccgtcctcgtcttccgtCGTTTCCGGATTATTATTGTTGAGAGAAGGTGGCGCCAACCCTGCTTAGTCACTCCACAGTCCAACTTCCAGTGGTTGCCTTGTTACCTGAAAATTTCGGCACCCTTTCCACCTGCAACTCCTCAGGCATTATTAGCTCGTTTATCACCGAGTATAAGTCCAACGCGTTCGACATCgattttcttctccctcgtcgCTACTCGCCCAACCCCAaaactcctccttcttttATTCCCGCGTTTCTCTTGGTCGTCTTGCGACTCATTTACACTGGAGCAATACCTCGCGCCTCCCCAGCTCAATCATCGGCGGGGTTCTAATACTAGCAATTACGATATGGGCGACGGTTCTGATTATCCTAGCCCAAGAAGTGAAGGTGCTAGTGGTCCGGCAGCCGTGCTCGTCGCTACGCAGGATTCTTTCGCCGCTGTTTCGAAGATGAACGACCAAATGTCTCCCAATTTCATGGAAGGGGCTCGTCCGCGACTGTCGGTGAGACGAGCGCGCGATCCGCCCAAGAACGCTGTCGGCCAGATTTTCTGCGACCATGCAGAATGCCAGCCGAGCCCTCCAACATTTCGCCGTCCTTGTGAATGGAA TAAACACATGGACAAACACGACCGGCCTTATAAATGTTTGGAACCTGGATGCGACAAAATACAAGGTTTCACATACTCTGGTGGCCTACTGAGGCATCAGCGCGAAGTGCATAAGAAGAACGTCAACGCCAAGAAACCTCTCATGTGCCCTTATCCTGACTGCAACCGCAGCACTGGTAATGGGTTTACGCGTCAAGAGAACCTGAAAGAACACCTTCGACGGCGCCATATGCATTCTGAGAACGGCCACGCACCAGATCTCGCGATCGTTCCATCACCTGATCTTGATGGTGCCACCTCTCTACAGGCTGTGAAACGGAAGCGAGATTCGCTCGACGAGGACGCCACCGATCCGGCTATCACTTTTccagaggatgaggagaatgGTGTGGACATGCGAGGCGAACTCAAGCGACTGCGACGCGAAGTCCAAGAGAAGGATCGCCGGCTACAAGAGCTCGAGCGCATTGTAGCTGGCTTGCAGCAGGTCATCCCACAGCCGCAAGCTACCATTTCCCAGGGGTAA
- the SEC65 gene encoding RNA-binding signal recognition particle subunit SEC65 (BUSCO:EOG092647CM;~COG:U;~EggNog:ENOG410PNRP;~InterPro:IPR002778,IPR036521;~PFAM:PF01922;~go_component: GO:0048500 - signal recognition particle [Evidence IEA];~go_function: GO:0008312 - 7S RNA binding [Evidence IEA];~go_process: GO:0006614 - SRP-dependent cotranslational protein targeting to membrane [Evidence IEA]) has product MSRNAQVEEVSDSDPEEVAPSLVSSSANESILPGNSIPSSMPTSSAPEPQREIPKSYQCLYPIYFDKSRSRAEGRKVGTELAVENPLARDIVDAVQMLGLRVGFEPEKLHPKDWANPGRVRVQLKNESGGPINSQVKNKHHLYILVAQYLKAHPTTDQSPYRLRIRGLPMPEKLPDAPAAPRGWKIGKILPIHSPAYSGGGVSDNPLKDAMAEMQGMQGMPGMPQIPGMPNLAGMMGGEPSGGGEKKKEKKKGKA; this is encoded by the exons atgTCCCGCAACGCCCAAGTCGAAGAGGTGTCCGACTCGGACCCCGAAGAAGTTGCTCCTTCTTTGGTCTCTAGCAGCGCCAACGAGTCAATTCTTCCTGGAAACTCTATTCCGTCATCAATGCCCACGAGTTCTGCGCCCGAGCCTCAGCGAGAAATTCCCAAATCGTACCAATGTCTTTACCCGATATATTTCGACAAGTCGCGATCCCGCGCAGAGGGCCGGAAAGTTGGCACTGAGCTTGCCGTGGAAAACCCGCTAGCGAGGGACATTGTCGATGCTGTACAGATGCTAGGATTGCGAGTTGGATTTGAGCCAGAGAAATTGCACCCCAAGGACTGGGCGAATCCGGGGCGTGTTCGCGTGCAGTTGAAAAATGAGAGCGGGGGACCGATCAACTCGCAAGTAAAGAATA AGCACCACCTCTATATTCTAGTTGCTCAATACCTCAAAGCCCACCCGACCACGGACCAGTCACCTTACCGCTTGCGTATTCGAGGGCTCCCAATGCCCGAAAAACTACCCGATGcacctgcagctcctcgtgGTTGGAAGATTGGCAAGATCCTCCCGATACACTCCCCCGCATACAGCGGTGGCGGGGTTAGCGATAATCCTCTGAAGGACGCCATGGCCGAGATGCAAGGAATGCAAGGGATGCCCGGTATGCCGCAAATTCCTGGAATGCCCAACCTGGCAGGTATGATGGGCGGGGAGCCATCGGGCGgcggggaaaagaagaaggagaagaagaagggcaaagCATGA
- a CDS encoding putative C6 transcription factor (COG:S;~EggNog:ENOG410PNCW;~InterPro:IPR036864,IPR007219,IPR001138;~PFAM:PF00172,PF04082;~go_function: GO:0000981 - DNA-binding transcription factor activity, RNA polymerase II-specific [Evidence IEA];~go_function: GO:0003677 - DNA binding [Evidence IEA];~go_function: GO:0008270 - zinc ion binding [Evidence IEA];~go_process: GO:0006351 - transcription, DNA-templated [Evidence IEA];~go_process: GO:0006355 - regulation of transcription, DNA-templated [Evidence IEA]), translated as MNPSPPANPPSAGFPNVPIRFAYDPTSEPASTPSSTANSAGKKGPRRQITRNRTSYSCHTCRKRKVRCDKVHPICGNCVKNKTECIYDPSSQQQDGGRDKDGGHGVKRRRESSRHLGDDIEDLQSIYGRLRQAGPSEQKSIESRLDKLTSMIERLSKTSHPLDPAEQQLLAQQNTAQSPGQAISKAETDSSNGYSTPDSPRRTAESSSDEFPIPAGHATDLVDPVGSLNLGHLSLEDGRSRYVGTTFWAYISHEINELNQFLRDQTHSHETSGTNDSYVEETAENAPSRHWLPVDDSSVTAGERPSTRDAFQRSILFPSNGSPSVKDKVVEPDMLDYIPTKRQSHILYKGFMSGIQAISPLAHPPTVLSHYNAFWDWYDSSSYSGESCPDPSFIPLLYAIWYGGTVTISLRAIKAEFNGASRSALSKAYNDQVTRWLNKTSFLRSPSLQGLAAYLLVQTILAKEEEPLTSSLFVSLAMRVAQTMGLHRDPANFGIGASQAECRRRMWWHIVHMDGVVSMSSGLPPLVNDEDFWDVRETSEVKDTLLGTPEAEHYERMVQAGLRPRDNPDDPTVCGGPSTVNVYYLCARGKYVMARAVRRIMRIQLGTKPLTRRHMEELRSILVDLQVQLNSIVERIPEAAQIDISSNTSNRSWSFSRSPTEALSVDLTLPGDAAPTCVEQYHTPVLASFHKWARIILRLYADKAFCVAYQPFLKNARSRIWPAARQSALRHCHGFMEKFISLATDPDFQPFHWSWPGNHQPMHATMIMLIDLYERPYSPEAPKSRAFIDKIFSLTGPDGGVVGGEDGISTQRPLKDGGREAWDMIRRLRQQAWQKAGLDPQKLWTEQAQIQAGVAVPDECIATNPYYSGSSAYLQPIQTREQLLDFSKMFYNMTRSQALPSIAATLGDAGTIPRPNPLRYKMPSNAAPARTLPHPQTLHSSPTIPQSPTDNTSATNNTVTSSTIPSNPTMTSLNHPAALNPPIIPFHQSPSMPAPQPAPESTQTQAPLSFLDALSPSAHPLTLNVPTPPSMVDPNLNFDWDQWDAVFGQHLPVSDELMELDPVTGFEFGDLSAAERASRAESLNVGDSETRMTGLDTAMRGPEWNGYC; from the exons ATGAACCCGAGTCCGCCCGCCAACCCTCCTTCAGCTGGGTTTCCAAATGTCCCAATCCGCTTCGCTTACGATCCTACCTCCGAACCCGCGTCTACTCCGTCAAGCACGGCCAACTCCGCCGGTAAAAAGGGACCCCGTCGCCAGATCACGCGGAACCGCACCAGTTATAGCTGCCATACATGCCGGAAGCGAAAAGTGAGATGCGATAAGGTGCATCCAATCTGTGGGAACTGTGTGAAAAATAAGACCGAGTGCATATACGACCCGTCatcgcagcagcaggatggcgGCCGCGACAAGGACGGAGGACATGGCGTGAAGCGGAGAAGGGAGAGTTCGAGGCATCTTggggatgatattgaggaccTGCAATCGATTTACGGACGCCTTAGACAGGCTGGTCCATCTGAGCAGAAATCTATCGAATCGCGGCTGGATAAACTCACATCGATGATAGAGAGGCTTAGCAAGACGTCGCACCCTCTGGACCCCGCTGAACAACAGCTTTTGGCGCAACAGAATACAGCCCAGAGCCCAGGCCAGGCCATTTCCAAAGCAGAGACGGACTCTTCCAATGGCTATTCCACGCCGGATAGCCCCCGTCGTACAGCTGAATCGAGTAGCGATGAGTTCCCTATACCAGCTGGTCATGCTACGGACTTGGTAGACCCGGTGGGGTCTCTGAATTTGGGACATCTCAGCTTGGAAGATGGGAGATCACGTTATGTCGGCACGACTTTTTGGGCTTATATTTCTCACGAGATCAATGAGCTCAACCAATTTCTTCGGGACCAAACTCACTCACATGAGACTTCTGGCACAAATGACAGCTACGTTGAGGAAACTGCAGAAAATGCGCCGTCTCGCCATTGGTTACCTGTTGACGATTCTAGCGTTACTGCTGGTGAGAGACCATCGACGAGAGATGCTTTCCAGAGATCTATATTGTTTCCATCCAATGGTTCGCCATCTGTGAAGGACAAAGTTGTTGAACCAGATATGCTCGACTACATTCCTACGAAACGACAGAGTCACATTCTATACAAAGGTTTCATGTCCGGAATTCAAGCTATCAGTCCCTTGGCTCATCCACCAACTGTTTTAAGCCATTACAATGCCTTCTGGGATTGGTATGATTCCAGCAGCTATTCTGGCGAATCATGCCCAGATCCATCATTTATCCCCTTACTGTACGCCATTTGGTATGGTGGAACAGTCACAATATCACTCAGGGCAATTAAGGCCGAGTTCAATGGCGCCTCACGCTCCGCCCTTTCGAAAGCATACAACGACCAGGTTACGCGCTGGTTGAATAAAACTTCGTTCTTGCGTAGTCCTTCGTTACAAGGTCTAGCCGCGTATCTCCTCGTGCAAACTATACTTgcgaaagaggaggaaccgCTGACGAGTAGCTTGTTTGTCAGCCTCGCAATGCGAGTTGCTCAAACGATGGGCCTTCATCGCGACCCCGCAAATTTTGGAATTGGCGCTTCCCAGGCAGAATGCCGTCGACGAATGTGGTGGCATATTGTCCATATGGATGGTGTCGTCTCGATGTCCAGCGGGCTCCCTCCTTTGGTGAATGATGAGGACTTTTGGGATGTACGGGAGACTAGTGAAGTTAAAGACACACTTCTAGGGACACCTGAAGCTGAACATTACGAAAGGATGGTTCAAGCTGGTTTGCGGCCTCGGGATAATCCTGATGACCCCACAGTCTGTGGTGGTCCATCTACGGTGAATGTATACTACCTGTGTGCTAGAGGCAAATATGTGATGGCTC GCGCCGTTCGTCGAATAATGAGGATCCAACTTGGAACTAAACCGCTAACACGGCGACACATGGAAGAACTGAGATCCATACTTGTCGATCTCCAAGTGCAACTTAACTCAATCGTCGAGCGAATTCCAGAGGCTGCACAGATTGATATTTCTTCGAACACTTCCAATAggtcctggtccttctcACGCTCGCCAACCGAAGCTTTGAGCGTTGATTTAACGCTCCCGGGAGATGCAGCACCTACCTGCGTAGAGCAATATCATACGCCCGTTTTAGCATCTTTCCACAAATGGGCACGGATAATTCTTAGGCTATATGCTGACAAG GCGTTTTGCGTTGCATATCAACCTTTCCTCAAGAACGCGAGAAGTCGGATCTGGCCAGCTGCAAGACAGAG TGCACTTCGCCACTGCCACGGGTTTATGGAGAAGTTTATCTCCCTTGCTACTGACCCCGATTTTCAGCCTTTTCACTGGAGTTGGCCTGGGAACCACCAGCCAATGCATGCAACCATGATCATGCTTATCGATCTATATGAGCGACCTTACAGTCCAGAAGCTCCCAAATCCCGGGcatttatagataaaatattttctCTTACTGGTCCAGACGGAGGTgtcgtcggcggcgaggatggcatcTCAACCCAACGACCGTTGAAAGATGGCGGTCGTGAGGCGTGGGATATGATTCGCCGACTACGTCAACAAGCATGGCAAAAGGCCGGACTTGATCCGCAGAAGCTATGGACTGAGCAGGCTCAGATTCAAGCCGGTGTAGCCGTGCCTGATGAATGCATCGCCACCAACCCCTACTACTCCGGTTCCTCGGCGTATCTACAACCGATACAAACTCGCGAGCAACTCCTGGATTTCTCAAAGATGTTCTATAACATGACACGCTCCCAGGCACTTCCGAGTATTGCTGCTACTCTTGGTGATGCTGGCACCATTCCACGGCCGAATCCCTTACGCTACAAAATGCCCTCAAATGCGGCTCCAGCTAGAACATTACCGCACCCTCAAACCCTGCACTCTTCTCCAACAATCCCGCAGTCTCCTACAGATAACACTTCTGCCACCAATAATACAGTAACCTCGTCGACCATCCCCTCAAATCCCACTATGACATCTCTAAACCACCCTGCCGCCCTTAACCCTCCTATTATACCATTTCACCAGTCACCTTCCATGCCTGCGCCGCAACCAGCACCAGAATCAACACAAACACAGGCGCCTCTTTCATTCCTAGATGCACTATCTCCATCCGCACACCCTCTCACACTAAACGTCCCGACCCCGCCATCAATGGTAGATCCCAACCTCAATTTCGACTGGGATCAGTGGGACGCCGTGTTTGGTCAGCATCTCCCTGTCTCAGACGAGCTAATGGAACTCGATCCAGTTACAGGATTTGAGTTTGGCGATCTCAGCGCGGCCGAACGGGCAAGTCGAGCAGAGAGCTTGAATGTGGGTGATTCTGAGACGAGGATGACCGGCCTTGATACTGCCATGCGGGGCCCTGAATGGAATGGCTATTGCTGA
- a CDS encoding translationally-controlled tumor protein (BUSCO:EOG09264U81;~COG:D,Z;~EggNog:ENOG410PWYN;~InterPro:IPR011323,IPR034737,IPR011057,IPR018103, IPR018105;~PFAM:PF00838): MIIYKDIISGDEVLADTYNIKTVDGVFYECDCKKYLKKTNEDFELEGANPSAEDGADDGGEGGEVMVHDIEDQFRLVWLKPEEGLKPSKDAFKGHLKTYMKKVLTALTEKGAPAETIAEFKKAAPGAVKKILGNYDNYDVLMGQAMDGDAMHVLIDFREDGVTPYATLWKHGLEEMKV; the protein is encoded by the exons ATGATTATCTACAAG GACATCATCTCCGGTGACGAGGTTCTCGCCGACACCTACAACATCAAGACCGTTGACGGCGTCTTCTACGAGTGCGACTGCAAGAAGTACCTCAAGAAGACCAACGAGGATTTCGAGCTCGAGGGTGCCAACCCCTCCGCTGAGGATGGCGCCGATGACGGTGGTGAAGGTGGTGAGGTGATGGTCCACGACATTGAGGACCAGTTCCGCCTCGTCTGGCTCAAGCCCGAGGAGGGTCTTAAGCCTTCCAAGGATGCCTTCAAGGGTCACCTTAAGA CCTACATGAAGAAGGTTCTCACCGCTCTCACCGAGAAGGGTGCCCCCGCCGAGACCATCGCGGAgttcaagaaggccgccCCCGGCGCTGTCAAGAAGATCCTCGGCAACTACGACAACTACGATGTTCTCATGGGCCAGGCCATGGACGGTGATGCTAT GCACGTCCTGATTGACTTCCGTGAGGACGGTGTCACCCCCTACGCCACTCTCTGGAAGCACGGtctcgaggagatgaaggttTAA
- the sur2 gene encoding sphingosine hydroxylase (BUSCO:EOG09262V3O;~COG:I;~EggNog:ENOG410PFBV;~InterPro:IPR006694;~PFAM:PF04116;~TransMembrane:3 (o33-53i129-147o194-219i);~go_function: GO:0005506 - iron ion binding [Evidence IEA];~go_function: GO:0016491 - oxidoreductase activity [Evidence IEA];~go_process: GO:0008610 - lipid biosynthetic process [Evidence IEA];~go_process: GO:0055114 - oxidation-reduction process [Evidence IEA]), which produces MAMNSTLVSDLPPLPPYTLVPRPPLVAGIPDNILALILPIVAYWVVSMFFHLIDVYDLFPQYRLHTPAEVSTRNRVSRWDVVRDVVLQQVVQTIAGLIMAYFDELEYIGREEHNVAVWARRIRFVQKGLPFLLTAVGLDASGVAANLSQNGHKMLAGAIAGGRYPNITQSIISESGIETVVPAFTEWEMSLANFIYWFLIPAMQFTWAICVVDTWQYFLHRAMHLNRWLYVKFHSRHHRLYVPYAYGALYNHPVEGFLLDTAGAGIGFLTSGMTHRQSMWFFTFSTIKTVDDHCGYAFPWDPLQHATSNNAAYHDIHHQSWGIKSNFSQPFFIFWDRLFNTQWKGEVKLRYERSREAAEKQIGAGSQQESDADNSASDFAQAGRDAAVVSPGESSDKNARTRLRKKTASLSPSVDSLKGVNHGVTSSVL; this is translated from the exons ATGGCTATGAACAGCACTTTGGTCTCTGACCTCCCACCTCTTCCGCCCTATACCCTGGTTCCGCGCCCTCCGCTCGTTGCCGGGATTCCGGATAACATCCTCGCCCTGATTCTTCCGATTGTTGCCTACTGGGTAGTGTCTATGTTCTTCCACCTCATCGATGTCTACGATCTATTTCCACAATACCGCCTCCATACTCCGGCCGAGGTTTCAACAAGAAATCGCGTATCTCGCTGGGATGTAGTGAGGGATGTCGTCTTACAGCAGGTAGTTCAAACGATCGCCGGTCTTATCATGGCGTACTTTGACGAGCTAGAATACATCGGAAGGGAGGAACACAATGTCGCTGTCTGGGCTCGCCGAATTCGTTTTGTACAGAAAGGGCTGCCTTTCTTGCTCACCGCCGTCGGTCTGGATGCATCTGGCGTCGCCGCGAACTTGTCTCAGAATGGACACAAAATGTTGGCTGGAGCTATCGCCGGTGGACGTTACCCGAATATTACCCAATCGATTATCTCAGAAAGCGGCATTGAGACCGTTGTACCCGCTTTCACTGAATGGGAAATGTCCCTAGCAAACTTCATCTACTGGTTCCTTATTCCGGCTATGCAGTTCACCTGGGCTATTTGTGTGGTGGACACATGGCAGTACTTCCTTCACCGTGCAATGCATCTAAATCGCTGGCTATATG TTAAATTTCATTCGCGCCACCACCGTCTATACGTCCCGTATGCCTATGGAGCTCTTTATAATCACCCCGTCGAAGGATTTCTTTTGGACACTGCCGGAGCTGGTATCGGCTTCTTGACGTCAGGAATGACCCACCGCCAGAGCATGTGGTTTTTCACCTTTTCCACTATCAAGACTGTCGATGACCACTGTGGTTATGCATTCCCCTGGGACCCGCTTCAGCACGCCACCTCCAACAACGCCGCCTACCATGATATCCACCACCAAAGCTGGGGTATCAAGTCGAACTTTTCCCAGCcattcttcatcttctgggatCGACTCTTTAACACCCAATGGAAAGGCGAGGTTAAGCTCCGTTATGAGCGATCCCGGGAGGCTGCTGAAAAACAAATTGGCGCAGGATCGCAACAAGAATCAGACGCGGACAACAGCGCATCTGATTTTGCCCAAGCCGGCCGTGATGCTGCAGTTGTGTCCCCCGGAGAGTCCAGCGACAAGAATGCGCGAACCCGTTTGCGCAAGAAAACAGCGAGCCTGTCACCGAGTGTTGACTCGCTGAAGGGAGTTAATCACGGAGTAACTAGCAGTGTTCTATAA
- a CDS encoding uncharacterized protein (COG:S;~EggNog:ENOG410PTYQ), translating to MPSRDYPPSATRQRYPLGVLDLSRAELQSLIEVLDAEPELDVFPYYTKDTHIQIQDSIRKLPSGLHKRRSIRSLPCASIPAGTLCTTHRRLNPYIIGHIFRLIKREVEDHLDLVTIWYSGDLLPPVRETVQCLRSLRGMWCDPISDHTPPSETVPRQQNKCEACMTACVISNPKYLQNLSAALRSRTRERCSARAPPKLSRVILEALNHWYGGSDEMIYGYVVRISRCLKQARKDAARNKRSHARECDRTKCAARHLCYSAPAEEYERPYLDPPTPERQPTVETVHVCMHPETVSPLRPANRPMEVEEDEEAKRQDQLVNDILNAYKSLSPGWKRAAAALLPALEDPNTPVDHQYQPSNISPSHPSPSTQSDYESYPYNTSMVDDTDIPDSPTNEHLMSQIGNMLIGKGSRAESEHRPFQGPAEVSPPSSYQSTAEAHFEPEYRPWQNRLLW from the coding sequence ATGCCCAGTCGCGACTATCCGCCCTCTGCAACAAGGCAGAGGTATCCACTAGGGGTTCTCGACCTCAGCAGGGCCGAATTGCAATCGCTCATAGAAGTTCTGGATGCAGAGCCTGAGCTAGACGTTTTTCCATACTACACGAAGGACACCCACATTCAAATCCAGGATTCCATTAGGAAACTACCTTCCGGGCTTCACAAAAGGCGCTCAATCCGTTCTCTACCCTGCGCCTCCATCCCTGCCGGAACTCTATGTACCACGCACAGACGCCTAAACCCGTACATAATCGGCCATATCTTCCGCTTGATTAAACGAGAAGTCGAAGACCACCTAGATCTTGTCACTATATGGTACTCAGGAGATTTACTTCCTCCTGTTAGGGAGACAGTTCAATGTCTACGATCACTTCGGGGTATGTGGTGCGACCCCATCTCAGATCATACTCCCCCCAGTGAGACTGTTCCACGCCAACAGAACAAGTGTGAAGCGTGTATGACTGCGTGTGTCATTTCTAATCCGAAATACCTGCAAAATCTCAGCGCAGCGCTTCGGAGCCGAACGCGGGAACGATGTTCTGCCCGAGCTCCTCCAAAGCTTTCCCGTGTTATCCTGGAAGCTCTGAATCACTGGTATGGAGGTTCGGACGAGATGATCTACGGCTATGTCGTGAGAATTTCCAGATGTCTCAAGCAGGCCCGGAAGGATGCAGCGCGCAATAAACGATCGCATGCTCGTGAGTGTGATCGTACTAAGTGCGCTGCCCGTCATCTGTGCTATTCCGCACCTGCTGAGGAATATGAACGTCCGTATCTTGATCCTCCCACTCCAGAACGCCAGCCAACAGTTGAAACAGTCCATGTCTGTATGCATCCAGAGACTGTTTCGCCGCTGCGTCCAGCAAACAGGCCCAtggaggtggaagaggacgaggaggcaaAAAGGCAAGATCAACTCGTCAACGACATCCTTAACGCCTACAAAAGCCTCTCCCCAGGTTGGAAgcgggctgctgctgctttgctTCCAGCTCTCGAAGATCCAAATACGCCTGTAGACCACCAATATCAACCGTCGAATATCAGCCCCTCTCACCCATCACCTTCCACGCAATCTGACTATGAGAGCTACCCGTATAACACTAGCATGGTTGATGATACAGATATTCCAGATAGTCCTACTAACGAGCATCTAATGAGTCAGATCGGAAACATGCTCATCGGGAAGGGGTCTCGGGCTGAGAGCGAGCATCGCCCATTCCAAGGGCCTGCTGAAGTTTCACCTCCCAGCTCGTACCAAAGCACCGCTGAAGCCCATTTTGAGCCTGAATATAGACCGTGGCAAAACCGATTGCTATGGTAA
- a CDS encoding uncharacterized protein (COG:S;~EggNog:ENOG410PMRX;~InterPro:IPR002921,IPR029058;~TransMembrane:1 (i80-109o);~go_process: GO:0006629 - lipid metabolic process [Evidence IEA]): MSVKLLLSKSTVSETPLPYTASPSRLMWEDICLFFRRAWYLPGVILPLTPCNSGDLDELYPSLSNIANLGFHALLSLLQILFLLSIPALIICMIPAFWVFAYIGGIIWANKVLCDRVVNRRPSILVSRYPEVEAPEHKHEHWVFVNGIACGQTWLQNNIDRLGYTFGRKITGVHNPSTGLVFDVIQCLIQRDLSYATQDVRDAYVILRAALLNPRYTKVVLIGHSQGGIEAGLITDWLLDEIPQGHLRKLEVFTFGNAANHFNNPYRTRVDGQKNMSRLTTTQNKQLNEKHDNTILHIEHYANSRDFVSLWGVLNFTNIRNRFMGQVFVRPGSGHMFNQHYLGTMFPLGPDRKVLDSNPFMDTEIDVPGPNPDGSNIPLRMKVKDLSRLWSYRNGGSPEE; encoded by the exons ATGAGCGTCAAACTTCTGCTTTCCAAGTCCACGGTATCAGAAACGCCGCTGCCTTACACGGCATCGCCATCGAGGTTGATGTGGGAGGATatctgcctcttcttccgaCGCGCATGGTATTTACCGGGTGTTATTCTGCCTTTGACGCCTTGCAACTCCGGTGATTTAGATGAGTTGTACCCGTCGTTGAGCAACATCGCCAACCTAGGGTTTCACGCTCTTCTTAGCTTGCTCCAGATACTCTTTTTGTTGTCGATACCAGCCTTGATTATCTGCATGATTCCGGCCTTCTGGGTATTTGCCTACATAGGTGGTATCATATGGGCAAATAAGGTACTTTGTGATCGCGTTGTCAATCGAAGGCCGAGTATTCTGGTGTCGAGATACCCTGAGGTGGAAGCTCCGGAGCATAAGCATGAGCATTGGGTCTTCGTTAATGGCATCGCTTGTGG GCAGACATGGCTGcaaaataatatagatcGCCTGGGTTATACATTCGGAAGGAAAATAACTGGTGTGCATAATCCGTC GACCGGTCTTGTTTTCGATGTCATCCAGTGTTTAATTCAGAGGGACCTCTCTTATGCAACCCAAGATGTCAGGGATGCATATGTTATTCTCCGAGCTGCTTTGCTAAATCCCAGATACACAAAGGTGGTCCTAATAGGACACAGTCAAGGAGGTATCGAGGCAGGTCTAATCACAGACTGGTTGCTAGACGAAATACCTCAAGGCCATCTCCGCAAACTTGAGGTCTTTACATTCGGCAATGCTGCCAACCACTTCAACAACCCTTACAGGACCCGAGTAGATGGTCAAAAGAATATGTCCCGCTTGACAACCACGCAAAATAAACAACTCAATGAGAAACATGACAACACCATTCTGCATATCGAGCATTACGCCAACTCGAGAGATTTTGTCAGTCTCTGGGGAGTATTGAATTTCACGAATATAAGAAACCGGTTCATGGGCCAGGTCTTCGTTCGGCCGGGTTCTGGCCATATGTTCAACCAACATTATCTTGGTACTATGTTTCCACTTGGCCCGGACCGTAAAGTTCTGGATTCGAATCCCTTCATGGATACGGAAATAGATGTCCCAGGCCCTAATCCCGATGGCTCAAACATTCCACTTCGCATGAAAGTCAAAGATCTTAGTCGATTATGGTCATATCGAAACGGCGGCTCCCCGGAGGAATGA